In Saprospiraceae bacterium, a genomic segment contains:
- a CDS encoding helix-hairpin-helix domain-containing protein — MNPPSKHKFYLSKTEMSGIQALILCCTLYVATPIMTRMYINKYRTEQYPDSINFGITESDSSIKWKPQIDHQQLNKYKTERVDYVRFRFNPNQLTSENATKLGIPKKAYTNLQKYLNKGGIIKTSEQFKNIYGMDSMVYERLKSMIHIQPPKEKVLSKHPKIKQQLTYDLNAINVKELIYKLNLEYKLAYRIINYRTALGGYYELKQIQEVFGMHDSIYARIESRLYLQIPHQRISIQTAPLDTLAKHPYLKYKNAKLIFKYREQHGVIKDIKDLQHIIKDSLQLHKLSRYFYCQGP; from the coding sequence ATGAATCCTCCAAGTAAACATAAATTTTACCTCAGTAAAACTGAAATGTCGGGAATTCAGGCCTTGATTCTTTGCTGTACATTATATGTAGCAACGCCTATAATGACAAGAATGTATATCAATAAATATCGCACTGAGCAATATCCAGATTCCATAAATTTTGGAATTACTGAATCCGACTCATCTATAAAATGGAAGCCCCAAATAGATCATCAGCAACTGAATAAATACAAAACGGAACGGGTCGACTATGTGCGTTTCCGCTTCAATCCAAATCAATTAACTTCAGAGAATGCTACCAAGCTCGGAATACCTAAAAAAGCATACACCAATCTTCAGAAATATTTGAATAAAGGAGGCATTATTAAAACTTCAGAACAGTTTAAGAATATTTATGGCATGGATTCAATGGTTTATGAGCGATTGAAATCTATGATTCATATACAACCACCAAAAGAAAAAGTTTTATCCAAGCATCCCAAAATTAAACAACAGCTGACATATGATCTTAACGCAATCAATGTAAAGGAATTGATTTATAAACTAAATCTTGAATATAAACTTGCGTACAGAATCATCAACTATAGAACTGCATTAGGCGGGTATTATGAATTAAAACAAATCCAGGAAGTATTTGGTATGCATGACAGCATTTATGCGCGGATTGAATCCCGATTGTATTTGCAAATACCTCATCAAAGAATATCCATCCAAACTGCGCCTCTAGATACACTTGCAAAACACCCATATCTTAAATATAAAAATGCAAAACTCATCTTTAAATATCGGGAACAACATGGAGTTATAAAAGATATAAAAGATCTGCAACACATCATCAAAGATAGTCTGCAACTTCATAAATTAAGCCGGTATTTTTACTGCCAGGGACCCTAA
- the fbp gene encoding class 1 fructose-bisphosphatase, which yields MNRRITLDEFVIENQGTIKDAGGEFSDLLRHIGIAGKIINRIVNKAGLMDILGVDGNVNTSGDTVQKLDIFSNDLMIEYLRNSGVCAGVASEELEDYISFDNVINRKHKYVVMVDPLDGSSNIDVNISVGTIFGIYKRISEAGQALELSDFLQRGRNLVAAGYILYGTSTMLVYSTGYGVNGFTYDRGIGEFCLSHRDMKIPNNGKIYSINQGYYRQFSQGMQNYVSHCAHQEMMLRYIGSMVADVHRTLCLGGIFLYPSTSKNIDGKLRMLYECNPMGYVIEQAGGICVNERGENILDLDIEKLHQRSPVIIGSAELVRSALKFLTA from the coding sequence ATGAACAGAAGGATAACCCTTGATGAATTTGTAATTGAAAATCAAGGAACTATAAAAGATGCGGGTGGGGAATTCAGCGACCTTTTGCGGCATATTGGGATTGCAGGTAAAATAATTAACAGAATTGTCAATAAAGCCGGCTTAATGGATATTTTAGGGGTAGATGGAAATGTTAATACCTCCGGTGATACTGTTCAGAAACTTGATATTTTTTCAAATGATCTCATGATTGAGTATTTAAGAAATAGCGGGGTTTGCGCAGGAGTAGCCTCTGAGGAACTAGAAGATTACATTTCATTCGACAATGTTATCAATCGCAAACATAAATATGTAGTAATGGTGGATCCTTTAGATGGATCCTCAAATATTGATGTAAACATTAGTGTAGGCACTATATTCGGTATTTATAAGCGGATATCTGAAGCAGGTCAAGCTTTAGAACTAAGTGATTTTCTACAAAGGGGCCGCAATCTTGTTGCAGCTGGATATATTTTGTATGGTACATCCACGATGTTAGTTTATTCTACAGGTTACGGTGTCAATGGATTTACTTATGATCGTGGAATCGGTGAATTCTGTTTGAGTCACAGAGATATGAAAATTCCGAATAATGGAAAAATTTATTCCATCAATCAGGGTTACTATAGGCAATTCTCTCAAGGTATGCAGAATTATGTAAGTCATTGTGCCCATCAGGAAATGATGTTGCGTTATATTGGCTCCATGGTAGCAGATGTGCATAGAACACTTTGTCTTGGTGGAATATTCCTTTATCCTTCAACTTCCAAAAACATTGATGGGAAATTGCGAATGCTCTATGAATGTAATCCTATGGGTTATGTCATTGAACAAGCTGGAGGAATTTGTGTAAATGAACGAGGTGAAAATATTTTAGATTTAGACATCGAGAAACTTCATCAAAGATCCCCGGTTATTATTGGATCAGCGGAACTTGTTCGCTCGGCCTTAAAATTTTTGACAGCCTGA
- a CDS encoding ABC transporter ATP-binding protein, protein MKQLLTLNKYFKKYKSKLFLGILFVVLSNIFRVLQPQAIREALNEILAFVELAPEARNANLLIQSLMKFGFYILLFAVLMGLFMFMMRQTIIVMSRLIEYDLRSEIFKHYLTLDATFFKQHKTGDLMSRIVEDVNKVRMYLGPALLYGINLISLVLIVIITMFNVNAKLSLFTLLPLPILSYIIYKVSDKIHRKSEVIQEQLAALTTKSQESFSGIRIVKSYATEQSWNQDFGNAALKYKSDYLSLTKIDALFFPSMLLLIGLSTLITIYVGGLNVYNGSVTAGNIAEFVIYVTMLTWPVSAIGWCASIIQQAEASQKRINQFLATTSKLSNIGEKYEPNEVPEFEFQNVCFTYPDSGIKALKNINLVIRPGQKVGLVGRTASGKTTIAELLLRIYDADQGQLNVGEKPLNSIQAHFVRSLVSYVPQDLFLFSDTVHENIKFGSPGTSQASIQQAATTALVHDDIEGFASGYQAILGERGVNTSGGQKQRIGLARALLKDSKLVIMDDCLSAVDSETELRFLNNLESSLNGRSLLFITQRIKQTRFLDYIYVLDHGVLVQEGSFDKLVSESGLFNTLYTIENQNKYQQ, encoded by the coding sequence TTGAAACAGCTTTTAACATTAAATAAATATTTTAAGAAGTACAAGAGCAAACTTTTTTTAGGTATTCTGTTTGTGGTTTTATCAAATATTTTTAGGGTTCTTCAGCCACAAGCGATTCGCGAAGCTCTCAATGAGATTTTAGCATTTGTTGAACTAGCTCCAGAGGCACGTAATGCAAATTTGCTGATTCAATCGCTTATGAAATTTGGGTTCTACATTTTGCTTTTTGCAGTGTTGATGGGGCTTTTTATGTTTATGATGCGACAAACAATCATCGTAATGTCAAGACTCATAGAATATGATCTTAGAAGTGAAATATTTAAACATTATTTGACTTTGGATGCCACATTTTTTAAGCAGCATAAAACCGGCGACCTCATGTCCCGAATTGTGGAAGATGTCAATAAAGTCAGAATGTATTTAGGCCCTGCACTTTTATATGGAATCAACCTGATAAGCCTCGTACTCATTGTTATCATTACGATGTTTAATGTAAACGCCAAACTATCTTTATTTACATTGCTGCCTTTGCCGATACTTTCGTATATCATTTATAAGGTCAGTGATAAAATTCACCGTAAAAGTGAAGTGATTCAAGAACAACTCGCTGCACTTACCACCAAAAGCCAGGAATCGTTTAGCGGGATCCGGATTGTTAAATCATATGCTACAGAACAATCCTGGAATCAGGATTTTGGAAATGCAGCTTTAAAGTATAAATCAGATTATCTGTCACTTACTAAAATTGATGCATTGTTTTTTCCGAGTATGTTACTGCTCATTGGCTTATCTACCCTTATAACCATTTATGTAGGTGGATTGAATGTGTACAATGGAAGTGTAACCGCAGGAAACATTGCTGAGTTTGTGATATATGTTACCATGCTAACATGGCCTGTATCAGCGATTGGTTGGTGTGCGTCTATCATTCAACAGGCTGAGGCCTCACAAAAAAGAATCAATCAGTTTTTGGCAACTACTTCAAAACTCAGCAACATTGGCGAAAAGTATGAACCGAATGAAGTACCTGAGTTTGAATTTCAAAATGTTTGCTTTACCTATCCCGATTCAGGGATCAAAGCTTTAAAAAATATTAATTTGGTGATCCGGCCCGGGCAAAAAGTAGGCTTGGTAGGTCGCACGGCTTCCGGGAAAACAACGATAGCAGAATTGTTACTTCGAATTTATGATGCAGATCAAGGCCAATTAAATGTTGGTGAAAAACCATTAAACTCTATTCAAGCTCATTTTGTAAGATCTTTGGTGTCATATGTCCCGCAAGATCTTTTCCTGTTTTCGGATACTGTACATGAGAACATTAAATTTGGTAGTCCTGGAACATCTCAAGCAAGCATACAACAGGCAGCCACAACTGCGCTGGTACATGACGATATTGAGGGCTTCGCATCAGGTTACCAGGCTATACTCGGTGAGAGAGGAGTCAATACATCTGGTGGCCAAAAACAACGAATTGGCCTTGCCAGAGCTCTTCTGAAGGATTCAAAACTGGTTATTATGGATGATTGCCTTTCGGCAGTTGATTCTGAAACAGAGCTCCGGTTTCTCAACAATCTTGAATCAAGTCTCAATGGCCGGTCCCTGTTGTTCATCACTCAAAGGATCAAACAAACCCGATTCTTAGATTATATATATGTGCTGGATCATGGTGTCCTGGTTCAAGAAGGAAGTTTTGATAAACTCGTATCGGAATCTGGACTTTTCAATACTCTATATACCATTGAAAATCAGAATAAATATCAGCAATAA
- a CDS encoding DUF3276 family protein: protein MLTVEGDKHIDNIFSKKLKAGKRRTYFFDIRRTKSNDYFISITESTKKFDSDGYDRHKIFVYKEDFNRFVENLQEVVDQIKTKYMPDYDYDAFAKREEEWQNSKNAGAADDHSEPNW, encoded by the coding sequence ATCTTAACTGTGGAAGGGGACAAACATATTGACAATATTTTTTCCAAAAAACTTAAGGCCGGAAAACGTAGAACTTACTTCTTTGACATTCGCAGAACAAAGTCTAACGATTATTTTATTTCCATTACTGAAAGCACCAAGAAATTCGACAGTGATGGTTATGATCGGCATAAAATTTTTGTTTACAAAGAAGATTTTAATAGGTTTGTTGAAAACCTTCAAGAAGTGGTTGATCAAATCAAAACTAAATACATGCCTGATTACGATTATGATGCATTTGCCAAAAGAGAAGAAGAGTGGCAAAACAGTAAAAACGCCGGTGCTGCTGATGATCATAGCGAACCCAACTGGTAG